Within Enterobacter sp. RHBSTW-00175, the genomic segment AAGCATGTACCGGCTACCACCATCAGGTCGGCCTGACGTGGGGAAGCACGCAGTACCTCTGCCCCAAAACGCGCAACGTCATGCACCGCAGTGAATGACGTCACCATTTCAACGTAGCAGCAAGAAAGGCCAAAGTTGTATGGCCAGATGGAGTTCTTACGACCCCAGTTGACCATATCGTGCATGGCGTGCTCGAGCTTGCCCATGTACACGCTTTTATTGACTTCTTGCTCCAGGGGGTCGGTTACGATCTCCTGTTTTTGCAGGGGGTAACGGTCATTCTCACCGTTAGGATCTATGCGGGTGAGCGTATAATCCATCTTATTGCCTCGCTGTTACTGCTGACGATTAGAGATACTGTTTTCCGGGTTGATGTGTTCACGACGTGAACGCACAGGCGTCCAGTCCAGCGCGCCGATACGCACCAGATAAACCAGACCGGCCAGTAGCACTAAAATGAAAATTGCGGCCTCGACAAAGCCCACCCAACCACTTTCGCGGATGGAGGTAGACCATGCGAAAAGGTAAAGCGCTTCAACGTCGAAGATGACGAAGAACATGGCTACCAGGTAGAACTTGGCAGACAGGCGTAAGCGAGCGGAACCTACTGAATCAATGCCTGATTCGAAAGGTGTGTTTTTGTGCCTTGCGCGGGCGCGACCGCCCAGGAACCAGCCGCCGACTAACATCAGGCAGCACAGGCCAATGGCTACAATAAGAAAGATTGCGAATGCCCAGTGATGAGCGATGACTTCTGTGGATGTTGACATACTCATTGCTTACTCATCAAAAGTGATACCGACGACACTGCTCTTGCTGGCAGATGGGCATCACATCGATTCATGGGGAGGAACAAATAACCTTACACTAACTGTCGGAAATGAGGCGTAGACAGCAAAATGATGTGGTTTTTTACTCCTTTCTATAACCTTTTGTCAACTTTAACAAAGGTTTCTTCACATTAAATTACATCGAACGATTCCCATTAACATTTCATGCCATTTAACCCTGGTGGGTGCCTGACTTTACGTCAACAGCATGTTGTTGAATCGTGTCCGTTTTGGAAGTAAAAAAAATAACCCTCCTATTTTGACAGGATTTGCCAACGATTCCTCCCCCCAAATAGGAGTATTTTCTTGATCTGAGACACGCTTTTGTTAATTCAATCAAAAAAACGGCAACATATTTCCCGTTTTTTTAACATGAACACCCCAGAAAGGAACTGAGAACAGAAATTGTTTAAATTTTAAACCAATCACACTAACTTAATGATAATTAATATTTATTTTCATAACCCTTATTTTGACGAAGGTTATTTTTATCAAAAAAAAACCACTCCGTGAGAAAATCACGCGAGTGGCTCTTTTTTACACTTACATTTTGTTACCAGAAATTTGAGCTATTGATCACTCAAATCCCCTTGAACCACCAGGGAGTCGCCCCCCCCTTCGGGAGTAACATGCTCATATTGCCAGGGGTTATGGTAGTTTTCCATGGCCTCAAACACGACCTTCGCCAGTTCGTTATTGCTGGACGCGTTGTGGCAGAGCAAGTATTCCGTATCCGGCAGTACCGGAAGACCGTCGGCTTTACCCAATACGCGCAGATCCGGGCTCATCATCTCTACCGGACGAGCCGTTACGCCAAGCCCCGCTTTCACGGCGGCACGCACTGCTGGCAAGGTCGACGCCACATAAGCCAGACGCCACGGGATATTGGCTTCATTCAGCGCTGAAATCACCATATCGCGGAACGGGCTCGGCTCATCGAGCAAGACCAACGGAATAGCCTCACCTTTTTGCAGAACATATTCGGCTGCGCAATACCAATGTGTTGGTGAGGTCCGTAACGTCAGACAATCAAATTGCCCAGGACGATGCGTAGTCACCACCAAATCAACTTCATTCTCCTTCAACATATCCACCATAAAGGCGTTACGTTTTACGCTAACATCTAGCGCAAGTTTCGGATAAACCGAACTAATACGGTTGAGAAGGAAAGGCAATATGGTATCAGCGGATTCATCAGATGCGCCTAATGTTAGCACTCCCTGAAGGTTGCTAAACATTAATGACATACATGCTTCATCATTAAAGCGAAGTATTTTCCTGGCATAACCTAAAAGCTGAATACCGTGCTCAGTTAAAAGTTTATTACGCCCATGGCGTGCAAAAAGCTCTTTACCGACCAGTTGTTCCAGCCTTTGCATTTGTTGGCTAACGGCTGACTGGGTACGGCAAACTGCGGCAGCAGCTGCTGCAAAAGTGTTGAGATCGGCGACCGCAACAAACGTTCTCAGCAGATCGAGGTCGAGATTCATTATCGGACGATTTGCATTTATCATATCTATTCACTTACAGGTTGCTCGTGCGGAGCTGCCCGGGTTGAAGCTGTGTAACAGTTAAACAATTCCTTCTGAAGGATTTCCCTCGCATCCCGGCCCGGCAGACTGCCTGACAGATAGTTATTGTGCTGCTGTGAACCAACAGTCAGAAATCACGTTTCATGACGTTATTTTTATTCTCTAAAACGTTCAGGATATTTAGATGTTTGCAGGTTTATGTAAATTCCATTAAAGGAAATGCACATTACCTGCCATCTTGATCGCAGCGCTGTTAACGTAGCAGGATGTAGTTTACACATTCCCGCCAGAGATAACTCTAACAATAACAATCAATTATATAAAAAAAGTTGATTCAGATAGGCAATACATGAGTATCTCTCATCTACTCTTCTGAAAGACATCTTAACCCAAATCCACTTTATTTATAAGTATTATTGCAATATTCAGGATTTAACAGGGCTGGTAAGCAACTTAACTAATTTTATTAAAATTAACGAAAGTTGCATTTTCATCGGTAATAATAAATAAATTTTAATTTAGATTAAGGTCATTCATTAATAACACTTAACATTAATTTTACATGGACAACTTTTAACCCTGTTAATCAATATAATGCGCAACACCCCTTAAAGCTCAGGTTTTACGAAAAGTCACGCAGGGAAACTGCTCTGCAGTTCCCCGTCTTGCAGATCTGAGCTTTATTTATTCCAGCATAAAATGCAACAAATCAATACATAAAAAGCACAATAAACCTAATACCACACTACATACGTTACTTTAGTGCAGGCAAATCGTTTACGAATAGGGTAATAGATTGCAAAGAATTTATCCCATTGTGCAAAATCTTCTTCTGTACGCCCTTCAAAACGACGCGAGGTGGGAGTACATTGTTCCGTGCTGACTTCCACGGCAGGGAGTGGCAATAATAGCGAAAAGGTTAAAGGTTCATGTCCCCTATCGAAAAATCCAGCAAACTAGATAACGTCTGTTATGACATTCGCGGCCCGGTACTCAAAGAGGCAAAACGTCTCGAAGAAGAAGGCAACAAGGTTCTGAAGCTCAACATTGGTAACCCCGCGCCATTTGGTTTTGAAGCGCCGGATGAAATCCTGGTTGATGTGATCCGCAACCTACCTACTGCGCAAGGTTATTGCGATTCCAAAGGACTCTACTCAGCACGTAAAGCCATCATGCAGCATTATCAGGCGCGTGGGATGCGTGATGTGACCGTGGAAGATATCTATATCGGTAACGGCGTTTCCGAACTGATCGTACAGGCGATGCAGGCACTGTTGAACAGCGGTGACGAAATGCTGGTTCCGGCACCGGATTACCCGCTGTGGACGGCAGCCGTGTCGCTGTCCAGCGGTAAAGCGGTGCACTACCTGTGCGATGAATCCTCCGACTGGTTCCCGGATCTGGATGATATCCGCGCCAAAATCACCCCACGTACGCGCGGGATTGTGATTATCAACCCGAACAACCCAACGGGTGCGGTGTACTCCAAAGAGCTGCTGATGGAGATCGTAGAGATCGCCCGCCAGCACAACCTGATCATTTTCGCTGACGAAATCTACGACAAGATCCTGTATGACGCAGCGCAGCACCACTCTATCGCCGCGCTGGCCCCAGACCTGTTAACCGTCACCTTCAACGGCCTGTCAAAAACCTACCGCGTGGCGGGCTTCCGTCAGGGCTGGATGGTACTGAACGGCCCGAAAAAACACGCGAAAGGTTATATCGAAGGGCTGGAAATGCTGGCGTCTATGCGCTTGTGCGCAAACGTCCCGGCGCAGCACGCGATCCAGACGGCGCTGGGCGGTTACCAGAGCATCAGCGAGTTTATTGTCCCTGGCGGGCGTCTGTATGAGCAGCGCAACCGTGCATGGGAACTCATCAACGATATTCCGGGTGTGTCCTGCGTGAAGCCAAACGGCGCACTCTATATGTTCCCGAAAATTGACGCTAAGCGCTTCAATATTCATGACGATCAGAAAATGGTGCTGGATTTCCTGCTTCAGGAGAAAGTGCTGCTGGTTCAGGGGACTGCGTTTAACTGGCCGTGGCCGGATCACGTGCGTATCGTTACCCTGCCGCGCGAAGATGATCTGGAAATGGCCATCAGCCGCTTCGGGCGTTTCCTCTCCGGTTATCATCAGTAATCTTAAAAATCAGGCTACTTCAGGTAGCCTGATTTGCATCTTGCCTCCCCTCCCCGCACAATGAAACCTGTCGCAGTGAAGACAAAAGGTAACCTATGAGTCAGAGCCATTTCTTTGCCCACCTCTCCCGCCTAAAGCTCATCAACCGCTGGCCGCTGATGCGCAATGTGCGCACTGAGAATGTGTCAGAACACAGTTTGCAGGTCGCGATGGTCGCCCACGCGCTGGCAGCCATTAAAAACCGTAAATTTAACGGACAAGTCAACGCAGAACGCATTGCCCTGCTGGCGATGTACCATGATGCGTCAGAAGTTCTGACCGGGGATTTACCCACCCCGGTGAAATATTTCAATTCGCAAATTGCCCAGGAATATAAGGCCATCGAGAAGATTGCTCAGCAGAAGCTGATCGACATGGTGCCGGAAGAGTTACGCGATATCTTCGAGCCGCTAATCGATGAGCATAGCTACACCGAAGATGAGAAATCACTGGTGAAGCAGGCAGATGCGCTGTGCGCCTATCTGAAGTGTCTGGAAGAGTTGTCAGCGGGAAACAACGAATTTTTACTGGCAAAAACGCGTCTGGAGAAAACGCTGGAGTCCCGCCGCAGCGATGAGATGGACTATTTTATGCAGGTGTTTGTGCCGAGCTTCCATTTATCGCTGGACGAGATTAGCCAGGATTCGCCGTTGTAATTTTTTTGCCGGGTAGCGGCTTCACCTTACCCGGCCTATGTTTCTGCGCTGGCGCTAAAACTGGAATAAAACAGGAATTAACACCACGCACACCACCATCACCAGCACCGTAAATGGCACCCCAATCTTCACGAAATCACTGAATTTATAGTTACCCGGCCCCAGCACCAGCGTGTTAACCGGTGAAGAGACAGGCGTCATAAAGGCCGCCGACGCCGCCATCGCCACCATCATGGCAAACGGATAAGGCGAGACGCCCATTGATTTCGCCATCGCCAGGGCAATGGGCGCCATTAATACGGCTGTTGCGGTGTTTGAGATAAACAAGCCAATCGCGGCACACATAACAAACAAGCACACCATCATCATATAAGGCCCGTAGCCACCGCCAACGTCCATCAACCCTTTCACAATCAAGTCCACACCGCCGGTTTTTTGCAGCGCCAGCGCAAAGGGCATCATCCCGACGATAAGAATAATGCTCGGCCAGTGAACGGCTTTGTAGGCACTTTCCGCATCTATGCAACGGAATTTGCCCATTAGCAAACAAGCAATAATCGCCGCCACCGGATTGGGGATCTCGTCGGTAAGCATCAGAGCAACCATCAGCACCAGGCAAAAAATCGCATGAGGTGCCTGGCTGTGAGCAGGTGAGGCATCGCTCTCTTCAATGGGCATGTTGAGAACCACAAAATCACGGCCTTTTTGCCCCAGCTGGCTGATGAGCTTCCAGTTGCCCACGACCAGGAAGATATCCCCCAGCAGAATAGGTTCATCGACCACGGCGCCTTCAAGCGCCACGCCGTCACGCTTCAGACCAACAACATTCAGGCCGTAGCGGGTACGAAAACCAATTTCGCGGACGGTTTTACCCAGCAGTTCCGATTCAGGAATAAGTGAGACTTCAGCCATGCCCACATCCAGCGCCTGATCCGAAAAATACTCGCCGCGCAGAACCATGGGCTCAAGCAGCTGCTCGCTGCAAAACTCGCGCAGATCGACGTCTGCCGTGGACATATCAATCAGCAAAACATCGCGCGCACGGAATTCTGATACCCCGTTAACATTGACAATAACCCGACGAAAGCGACGCCAGCGCTCCACACCGATAACGTTCGCGCCGTAACGCTCGCGCAGCCTGAGGTCATCAAGCCGCTGACCAACCATCGGCGAACCCGGGCGGATCGCCAGGCGGCGGGCCCGGCCAGTCAGGCGATACTCTTTAATCAAATCGCGGAAGGTGCGCCGCTTCCAGCCATCTTTCGCTTTATCCTGTTTTTCGCCCTTTAGCGCAAAACGGGTTAACAGCATATAGATAACGCCCAGAACCAGAATCACCAGCCCAAGCGGGGTGACGCTAAAAAAGCTAAACCCCTGCAACCCTTCGCGGATTAACTCACTGTTGACCACCAGGTTTGGCGGCGTGGCCACCAGCGTCATCATGCCGCTGATAAGCCCGGCAAAGCTCAGGGGCATCATCAGACGTGACGGCGAGGTCTGCATTCGCATGGAGACACTCAGGACAACCGGAATGAAAATGGCCACCACGCCGGTTGAACTCATAAACGCGCCCAGCCCGGCAACGGTTACCATCAGGTAGACCAGCATTTTGGTTTCACTGTTACCCGCAACTTTGACCAGCCACGCCCCCATAATGGTCGCCACACCGGTGCGCACCAGGCCATCACCGATAATAAACAGGGCCGCAATCAGAATGACGTTAGGGTCACTAAACCCTGAGAAGGCTTCATGCAGCGTGAGCGTGCCGCTCAGTACAAAGGCAACAATGACAAACAAGGCGATGGCATCCATGCGCACCTTGCCTGTGGCAAAGAGAATGATGGCGATTAAAAGCAGGCTGAGGACCCAAATCAGTTCACCGTTCACAACATATCCTTGTCAGAGGGATCAAAGGAAAAGAGTGCCATAAAAAAGCCCCAACAAAGTGGGGCTAAATCATGGGGTTACATTTTCAACGAGACAGTTACAATTCCGTCAGGCGACTTAGAGACCGCTATCGCCGTCAGAGAGCTGAGGACAAAATCGGCTTCGTCCAGCCGGGGAGAGTCCGCCGGTACGTTAACCGCGATAACGTGGCTGCCGGCATTCAAACCAGCCAGAACACCGGCCGCCGCATCTTCCACCACGACACACTCTGCGGGTGCAAGCCCCAGTAACTCAGCGCCCAGTAAAAATGCATCAGGCTCTGGTTTGCCGCGCTTAACGCGTTCTGCGGTGATAAACACTTCAGGCTTAGGTAAACCTGCTGCTTTATGACGCGCATGTGCAACAGGGATTGAACCTGATGTCACGATAGCCCACGGGATGTGCGCTTCGTTCAGATGTTCAAGCAGTTCACGCGCACCAGGAAGTGCAACGATCCCGTCAGTATCTGTCGCTTCAATTTGCTCAAGATATTTGAACTCCGCCTGAATCTCTTCCTCCGGGCTCCCCGTCAGGAAATGGCGCAACGAGGTAATGGCCTGTTTGCCATGGATGAAATTCAATACTTCCTGGTGGTCTATGCCATGCCTGTCGGCCCAATGGCACCAGGAGCGCTCCACAACCGGCAGCGAATCCACCAGCGTACCGTCCAGATCAAACAGAAAACCTTTACACTGCACATGCACCTCCGTCAGGCATTAATGATTTGTTGAATTTCGTTGCTACTTAAATGGTACTGGCGCGGGCAGGAGTGCCAGACGCTCAACATACGCTGGTATTTTTCCCACATTGGAGTCTGCGCATTAAAACCGTGCGTGCCCGCATCAAAGTGGGTATAACGCCCTTCTGTGTTCACCATAAAGCGCACATAGCTGAGATAACGCGCTTCAGTTGCGGCATCAAAGCCCAGGAACGTGACGCGACGTTCATCGATGGACTGCTGATCTTTGAGATTGGTCCAGGAAACGTTCAGTGCGTGATACATCTCCATGATATCGATAACGGTACGGCAGGTTTCTTCTTTAAGCTCGCCAAACTCGCGATCCAGTTCGCGCATCTGCAAACCAAACCCGCGTTCAACGATAGTCTGCAAGCGGCTGTAGCGCTCAGCGTTGTCGGGATCAAGCATAGTCATCATCTTGTACTGGTTAGACAAAATCAGACGTTGAGCATGGGTCATTTCCATCTTTCGACTCCTGTAGCGCATTGCACTTAAAAAAAAAGACACGGTAACTGTTTGTTACTGTGCCTTCTTTTAATAGTCGTTTCGATGATCAATCACAAATCATCGAGGAATGTTTTATCAAGTTGTTTAAATGCTCGCTTAAGGGTATCGGCCAGCGCCTGATAATCCGGTTTACCTTCAACCGGGGCTAACGCCTGCCCTGCCTCTTCAAGTTTTCCGCGAACTTCATAAAACCAGTGTAAAATTGTTGGTGGCAACGGCGTTACCGAACGTTTGCCTAACCACCACAGGCCCTGCATTGGCAGGCTCAGCGCAAACAGCGCTGTGGCAACGGCCGGCCCAAGCTGGCCACCCAGTGCAATTTGCCAGCACAGGGTAAAGATAGCCACAGGCGGCATAAAACGAATCGCATAACGCGTGGCGCGTATCACGCGATTCTCAACGAACATTGGCGCAAGGCGCTTTTCCATGGGCCACGTCTTTGCGTAATGCTGGCCCCGACGAAACAGACTGAAAAAGCTCACGGAGGGGATCTCAGGTGTCGACATGGCTGTACCTCAACTTCACATATAAAAATTAAAATTTTCGTGCAAAACCACAACAAGCTATGACAACGTTCAAAATATTTTGTCATCGCTACCCAGTATCGGGTATTCTGTGCCAGCCTGATAGGGCCTTAGACGAGAATCGTTAACTCGTCAAATTATCGCATATTATGCCATTGTCTGAAAAATGTTCAAAATGGCATAAAATCATATGTATTTCTTCCATCATGCCAGAATGTTCGTTCGGCATGATGTTAATCATAAATGTCTGGGTCCGATTGCGTTACGCTTCACGACTCACTGACGTTTTTTTAGCCACGTATCAATAATAGGTACTTCCATGTCGAGTAAGTTAGTACTGGTTCTGAACTGCGGTAGCTCCTCACTGAAATTCGCCATCATCGATGCGCTCAACGGTGACGAGTACCTCTCTGGTTTGGCCGAATGTTTCCACCTGCCAGAAGCACGTATCAAGTGGAAGATGGACGGCAGCAAACAAGAAGCGGCTTTAGGTGCAGGCGCCGCTCACAGTGAAGCGCTGAACTTTATCGTTAACACTATTCTGGCACAAAAACCAGAACTGTCTGCTCAGCTGACTGCGATTGGTCACCGTATCGTCCACGGCGGCGAAAAATACACCAGTTCCGTGGTGATCGACGAATCTGTGATCCAGGGTATCAAAGACTCTGCATCCTTCGCGCCGCTGCACAACCCAGCTCACCTGATCGGTATCGCTGAAGCACTGAAATCCTTCCCGAATCTGAAAGACAAAAACGTGGCCGTATTCGATACCGCGTTCCATCAGACTATGCCGGAAGAGTCTTACCTGTATGCCCTGCCGTACAGCCTGTACAGAGAGCACGGCGTACGTCGTTACGGCGCGCACGGCACCAGCCACTTCTATGTCACTCAGGAAGCGGCAAAAGTGCTGAACAAACCGGTTGAAGAAGTGAACATCATCACCTGCCACCTGGGCAACGGTGGTTCTGTTTCTGCTATCCGCAACGGTAAATGTGTTGATACCTCCATGGGCCTGACCCCACTGGAAGGTCTGGTGATGGGTACGCGTTCCGGTGATATCGACCCGGCGATTATCTTCCACCTGCACGACACCCTGGGCATGAGCGTTGATCAGATTAACAAGATGCTGACCAAAGAGTCTGGCCTGCTGGGTCTGACCGAAGTGACCAGCGACTGCCGTTATGTTGAAGACAACTACACAGACAAAGCAGACGCTAAACGTGCAATGGACGTTTACTGCCACCGTCTGGCTAAGTACATCGGTTCTTATACTGCACTGATGGAAGGTCGTCTGGACGCGGTTATCTTCACCGGTGGTATCGGTGAAAACGCCGCAATGGTCCGTGAACTGTCCCTGGGTAAACTGGGCGTTCTGGGCTTCGAGGTTGATCACGAACGTAACCTGGCTGCCCGTTTCGGTAAGTCTGGTTTCATCAACAAAGAAGGCACCCGTCCTGCTATCGTTATTCCAACTAACGAAGAGCTGGTCATCGCGCAAGACGCGAGCCGCCTGACAGCCTGATTCCACACCGCCAGCTTAGCTGGCGGTGCTGTTTTGTAGCCCGCCCAATTTCGGCGGTAACGAAAGAGGATAAACCGTGTCCCGTATTATTATGCTGATCCCTACCGGAACCAGCGTCGGCCTGACCAGCGTCAGCCTTGGCGTTATCCGTGCTATGGAACGCAAAGGCGTTCGTCTGAGCGTCTTTAAGCCAATCGCCCAGCCACGTGCCGGTGGCGATGCGCCTGACCAGACCACCACCATCGTGCGCAAGAACTCCAATCTGCCAGCAGCTGAACCGCTGAAGATGAGCCACGTTGAATCTCTGCTTTCCAGCAACCAGAAAGACGTGTTGATGGAAGAGATCATCGCCAACTACCACGCCAGCACGCAAGATGCAGAAGTGGTACTGGTTGAAGGCCTGGTGCCAACGCGCAAGCATCAGTTTGCCCAGTCTCTGAACTTTGAAATCGCGAAAACGCTGAACGCTGAAATCGTTTTTGTGATGTCCCAGGGTACAGATACTCAGGAACAGCTGAAAGAGCGTATCGAACTGACTCGCAGCAGCTTCGGCGGCGCGAAAAATACCAACATCACCGGCGTTATCGTTAACAAACTGAACGCACCGGTTGATGAGCAGGGTCGTACTCGCCCTGACCTGTCCGAAATCTTCGACGACTCTTCCAAAGCGAAAGTGGTTAAAGTTGACGCGGCTAAACTTCAGGAAGCCAGCCCACTGCCTGTTCTGGGCGCGGTGCCATGGAGCTTTGATCTGATTGCGACCCGTGCAATTGATATGGCGCGTCACCTGAACGCTACCGTGGTTAACGAAGGCGACATCAACACCCGCCGCGTGAAGTCTGTCACCTTCTGTGCGCGCAGCATTCCGCACATGCTGGAACACTTCCGTGCAGGTTCCCTGCTGGTGACCTCTGCTGACCGTCCTGACGTGCTGGTTGCCGCGTGCCTGGCTGCGATGAACGGCGTGGAAATCGGTGCCATCCTGCTGACCGGTGCTTACGAAATGGACCCACGCGTAAGCAAGCTCTGCGAGCGTGCTTTCGCCACTGGCCTGCCAGTATTCATGGTGAACACCAACACCTGGCAGACCTCTCTGAGCCTGCAAAGCTTCAACCTGGAAGTGCCGGTTGATGACCACGAGCGTATCGAGAAAGTTCAGGAATACGTTGCAAGCTACATCAACGCAGACTGGATCGAATCCCTGACTGCAACCTCCGAGCGCAGCCGTCGTCTGTCTCCTCCGGCATTCCGTTACCAGCTGACCGAGCTGGCGCGTAAAGCAGGCAAACGTGTTGTTCTGCCAGAAG encodes:
- the yfbR gene encoding 5'-deoxynucleotidase, with product MSQSHFFAHLSRLKLINRWPLMRNVRTENVSEHSLQVAMVAHALAAIKNRKFNGQVNAERIALLAMYHDASEVLTGDLPTPVKYFNSQIAQEYKAIEKIAQQKLIDMVPEELRDIFEPLIDEHSYTEDEKSLVKQADALCAYLKCLEELSAGNNEFLLAKTRLEKTLESRRSDEMDYFMQVFVPSFHLSLDEISQDSPL
- the alaA gene encoding alanine transaminase AlaA, which produces MSPIEKSSKLDNVCYDIRGPVLKEAKRLEEEGNKVLKLNIGNPAPFGFEAPDEILVDVIRNLPTAQGYCDSKGLYSARKAIMQHYQARGMRDVTVEDIYIGNGVSELIVQAMQALLNSGDEMLVPAPDYPLWTAAVSLSSGKAVHYLCDESSDWFPDLDDIRAKITPRTRGIVIINPNNPTGAVYSKELLMEIVEIARQHNLIIFADEIYDKILYDAAQHHSIAALAPDLLTVTFNGLSKTYRVAGFRQGWMVLNGPKKHAKGYIEGLEMLASMRLCANVPAQHAIQTALGGYQSISEFIVPGGRLYEQRNRAWELINDIPGVSCVKPNGALYMFPKIDAKRFNIHDDQKMVLDFLLQEKVLLVQGTAFNWPWPDHVRIVTLPREDDLEMAISRFGRFLSGYHQ
- a CDS encoding YfbU family protein, with the translated sequence MEMTHAQRLILSNQYKMMTMLDPDNAERYSRLQTIVERGFGLQMRELDREFGELKEETCRTVIDIMEMYHALNVSWTNLKDQQSIDERRVTFLGFDAATEARYLSYVRFMVNTEGRYTHFDAGTHGFNAQTPMWEKYQRMLSVWHSCPRQYHLSSNEIQQIINA
- a CDS encoding SLC13 family permease, with protein sequence MNGELIWVLSLLLIAIILFATGKVRMDAIALFVIVAFVLSGTLTLHEAFSGFSDPNVILIAALFIIGDGLVRTGVATIMGAWLVKVAGNSETKMLVYLMVTVAGLGAFMSSTGVVAIFIPVVLSVSMRMQTSPSRLMMPLSFAGLISGMMTLVATPPNLVVNSELIREGLQGFSFFSVTPLGLVILVLGVIYMLLTRFALKGEKQDKAKDGWKRRTFRDLIKEYRLTGRARRLAIRPGSPMVGQRLDDLRLRERYGANVIGVERWRRFRRVIVNVNGVSEFRARDVLLIDMSTADVDLREFCSEQLLEPMVLRGEYFSDQALDVGMAEVSLIPESELLGKTVREIGFRTRYGLNVVGLKRDGVALEGAVVDEPILLGDIFLVVGNWKLISQLGQKGRDFVVLNMPIEESDASPAHSQAPHAIFCLVLMVALMLTDEIPNPVAAIIACLLMGKFRCIDAESAYKAVHWPSIILIVGMMPFALALQKTGGVDLIVKGLMDVGGGYGPYMMMVCLFVMCAAIGLFISNTATAVLMAPIALAMAKSMGVSPYPFAMMVAMAASAAFMTPVSSPVNTLVLGPGNYKFSDFVKIGVPFTVLVMVVCVVLIPVLFQF
- the nuoA gene encoding NADH-quinone oxidoreductase subunit NuoA produces the protein MSMSTSTEVIAHHWAFAIFLIVAIGLCCLMLVGGWFLGGRARARHKNTPFESGIDSVGSARLRLSAKFYLVAMFFVIFDVEALYLFAWSTSIRESGWVGFVEAAIFILVLLAGLVYLVRIGALDWTPVRSRREHINPENSISNRQQ
- the ackA gene encoding acetate kinase; amino-acid sequence: MSSKLVLVLNCGSSSLKFAIIDALNGDEYLSGLAECFHLPEARIKWKMDGSKQEAALGAGAAHSEALNFIVNTILAQKPELSAQLTAIGHRIVHGGEKYTSSVVIDESVIQGIKDSASFAPLHNPAHLIGIAEALKSFPNLKDKNVAVFDTAFHQTMPEESYLYALPYSLYREHGVRRYGAHGTSHFYVTQEAAKVLNKPVEEVNIITCHLGNGGSVSAIRNGKCVDTSMGLTPLEGLVMGTRSGDIDPAIIFHLHDTLGMSVDQINKMLTKESGLLGLTEVTSDCRYVEDNYTDKADAKRAMDVYCHRLAKYIGSYTALMEGRLDAVIFTGGIGENAAMVRELSLGKLGVLGFEVDHERNLAARFGKSGFINKEGTRPAIVIPTNEELVIAQDASRLTA
- a CDS encoding sugar phosphatase, producing the protein MQCKGFLFDLDGTLVDSLPVVERSWCHWADRHGIDHQEVLNFIHGKQAITSLRHFLTGSPEEEIQAEFKYLEQIEATDTDGIVALPGARELLEHLNEAHIPWAIVTSGSIPVAHARHKAAGLPKPEVFITAERVKRGKPEPDAFLLGAELLGLAPAECVVVEDAAAGVLAGLNAGSHVIAVNVPADSPRLDEADFVLSSLTAIAVSKSPDGIVTVSLKM
- the lrhA gene encoding transcriptional regulator LrhA, with the translated sequence MINANRPIMNLDLDLLRTFVAVADLNTFAAAAAAVCRTQSAVSQQMQRLEQLVGKELFARHGRNKLLTEHGIQLLGYARKILRFNDEACMSLMFSNLQGVLTLGASDESADTILPFLLNRISSVYPKLALDVSVKRNAFMVDMLKENEVDLVVTTHRPGQFDCLTLRTSPTHWYCAAEYVLQKGEAIPLVLLDEPSPFRDMVISALNEANIPWRLAYVASTLPAVRAAVKAGLGVTARPVEMMSPDLRVLGKADGLPVLPDTEYLLCHNASSNNELAKVVFEAMENYHNPWQYEHVTPEGGGDSLVVQGDLSDQ
- the pta gene encoding phosphate acetyltransferase; amino-acid sequence: MSRIIMLIPTGTSVGLTSVSLGVIRAMERKGVRLSVFKPIAQPRAGGDAPDQTTTIVRKNSNLPAAEPLKMSHVESLLSSNQKDVLMEEIIANYHASTQDAEVVLVEGLVPTRKHQFAQSLNFEIAKTLNAEIVFVMSQGTDTQEQLKERIELTRSSFGGAKNTNITGVIVNKLNAPVDEQGRTRPDLSEIFDDSSKAKVVKVDAAKLQEASPLPVLGAVPWSFDLIATRAIDMARHLNATVVNEGDINTRRVKSVTFCARSIPHMLEHFRAGSLLVTSADRPDVLVAACLAAMNGVEIGAILLTGAYEMDPRVSKLCERAFATGLPVFMVNTNTWQTSLSLQSFNLEVPVDDHERIEKVQEYVASYINADWIESLTATSERSRRLSPPAFRYQLTELARKAGKRVVLPEGDEPRTVKAAAICAERGIATCVLLGNPEEINRVAASQGVELGTGIEIVDPEVVRESYVARLVELRKSKGMTEAVAREQLEDNVVLGTLMLEQDEVDGLVSGAVHTTANTIRPPLQLIKTAPGSSLVSSVFFMLLPEQVYVYGDCAINPDPTAEQLAEIAIQSADSAIAFGIEPRVAMLSYSTGTSGAGSDVEKVREATRLAQEKRPDLMIDGPLQYDAAVMADVAKSKAPNSPVAGRATVFIFPDLNTGNTTYKAVQRSADLISIGPMLQGMRKPVNDLSRGALVDDIVYTIALTAIQSSQQQ
- the yfbV gene encoding terminus macrodomain insulation protein YfbV — its product is MSTPEIPSVSFFSLFRRGQHYAKTWPMEKRLAPMFVENRVIRATRYAIRFMPPVAIFTLCWQIALGGQLGPAVATALFALSLPMQGLWWLGKRSVTPLPPTILHWFYEVRGKLEEAGQALAPVEGKPDYQALADTLKRAFKQLDKTFLDDL